A single window of Rhizobium indicum DNA harbors:
- a CDS encoding LacI family DNA-binding transcriptional regulator: MNSKTDEVQGQTRVTIHGVAAAAGVSKSTVSRILDERLPRSDSETARRVRKVAEELGYVRDVSAASLRRGNTMTIGVIVPRLTDTVMAMLYEALAKACSRSGRFAIVATTDDKPKADRLAAESLLKRGVDGLILSTAREDDDFPDELAKRGIPYVLALRTDGHSLSSVGDDRLGGYLAARHLLDLGHRKIGVIAGPSYASSSRGRVEGFRHALEEAGLNADPSYIIPSTFGIESGAVAVETLMRLSPRPTAVFAVNDNTAIGALSGLTKLGLSVPQDISIVGYNDIPIVSHLPTPLTTLRVPFEQIASNALDLLAGDNSPADERIRISAPTLIPRKSTAPIR; this comes from the coding sequence ATGAATTCAAAGACGGATGAAGTTCAGGGGCAGACCCGTGTCACTATTCACGGCGTCGCTGCCGCAGCCGGTGTCTCCAAGTCTACCGTGTCCCGCATTCTCGACGAAAGGCTTCCCCGCTCCGACAGCGAGACCGCGCGTCGCGTGCGCAAGGTTGCCGAAGAGCTGGGATACGTTCGGGACGTTTCCGCAGCGAGCCTTAGGCGTGGCAACACAATGACAATCGGGGTGATCGTGCCCAGGCTGACGGATACGGTCATGGCCATGCTTTACGAAGCACTGGCCAAGGCCTGCAGCCGTAGTGGCCGCTTCGCGATTGTCGCAACGACCGACGACAAGCCAAAGGCAGACCGGCTTGCGGCCGAGTCTCTGCTGAAGCGCGGTGTCGATGGACTGATTCTTTCGACGGCGCGGGAAGACGATGACTTTCCGGACGAGCTGGCAAAACGCGGTATTCCCTATGTCCTGGCCCTCCGGACGGATGGCCACAGCCTCTCGTCGGTCGGCGATGACAGGCTCGGTGGTTACCTCGCGGCCCGCCATCTCCTCGATCTCGGCCATCGCAAAATTGGCGTCATTGCCGGTCCATCCTATGCCTCCAGTTCGCGAGGCCGCGTGGAGGGTTTCCGCCACGCCCTGGAAGAGGCTGGACTGAATGCAGATCCCTCATACATCATTCCCTCGACATTCGGCATTGAGTCCGGTGCGGTAGCCGTCGAAACCCTGATGCGTCTTAGTCCGCGCCCAACCGCTGTTTTCGCCGTAAACGACAATACTGCCATCGGCGCCTTGTCGGGACTGACGAAACTTGGCCTTTCCGTGCCGCAGGACATCTCGATCGTAGGCTATAACGACATTCCGATTGTCAGCCACCTCCCCACGCCGCTGACGACGTTGCGGGTGCCGTTCGAGCAAATTGCGTCAAACGCCCTTGATCTTCTTGCCGGTGACAACAGTCCTGCCGACGAGCGTATTCGGATCTCGGCCCCAACCCTTATTCCAAGGAAATCGACGGCACCGATACGCTAA